From the genome of Desulfovibrio gilichinskyi, one region includes:
- a CDS encoding fumarate reductase iron-sulfur subunit, with protein MSRKLEFDIFRYNPQDKGSVPHMQTFVLDETENMTLFIALNRLREEQDPGLIFDFCCRAGICGACAMVVNGRPGLACQTKTIDLPTQITLLPLPVFKLIGDLSVDTGTWFREMYQSTESWIHTHKVFEDNAIEERMENDVAEQIYELERCIECGCCISACGTARLRDDFLGAAALNRVARFVVDPRDQRTDRDYFEIIGNDEGIFGCMGLLGCEDVCPKNLPLQNQLGFLRRKMGITAIKEIFRK; from the coding sequence ATGAGCAGAAAACTCGAATTCGATATATTCCGCTATAATCCGCAGGATAAGGGTTCCGTTCCGCACATGCAGACTTTTGTTCTGGATGAGACAGAGAACATGACCCTCTTCATTGCACTTAACCGTCTGCGTGAGGAACAGGATCCCGGCCTGATCTTCGACTTCTGTTGCCGCGCTGGTATTTGCGGTGCATGTGCCATGGTTGTGAACGGTCGTCCCGGACTGGCTTGCCAGACAAAGACTATTGATCTTCCGACTCAGATAACTTTGCTGCCGCTTCCGGTTTTTAAACTGATCGGTGACCTTTCAGTTGATACCGGAACCTGGTTCAGAGAAATGTATCAGTCCACAGAGTCATGGATTCATACTCATAAAGTATTTGAAGATAATGCTATCGAAGAACGCATGGAAAATGATGTTGCCGAACAGATCTATGAACTTGAACGGTGTATCGAGTGCGGTTGTTGTATTTCCGCCTGTGGTACTGCCCGTTTGCGTGACGACTTCCTCGGGGCGGCCGCTCTTAACCGCGTAGCCCGTTTTGTTGTCGACCCTCGTGACCAGCGTACAGATAGAGATTATTTTGAAATTATCGGAAATGATGAAGGAATCTTCGGTTGCATGGGGCTGCTTGGCTGTGAAGATGTTTGTCCTAAGAATCTTCCTTTACAGAACCAGTTAGGATTCCTGCGCCGTAAGATGGGTATCACCGCTATCAAGGAAATATTCAGGAAGTAG
- a CDS encoding succinate dehydrogenase/fumarate reductase cytochrome b subunit, with product MAVDVSSHVVRPGKRDAVLDWLQMLTGAGLVLFMWCHMLLVSSVVISPKLMNAIAGFFESTYMVQVGGPLIFLAFLLHFVLAARKIPFRSDGQAAIWQHARMLKHRDTWLWVVQAVTAMIILVMGAIHMWVVLNDLPITAAKSAARVSDGWWLLFYLVLLPCAELHVSVGFYRIGVKWGVVKTEGRAKAKKFEFLLFSIFMTIGIITLIRFVTLM from the coding sequence ATGGCTGTGGATGTATCTTCGCACGTAGTGCGGCCTGGAAAACGTGATGCGGTTCTTGACTGGCTGCAAATGCTCACAGGGGCAGGTCTGGTTCTCTTCATGTGGTGTCACATGCTGCTTGTTTCATCGGTTGTTATTTCTCCGAAACTTATGAATGCGATAGCCGGTTTTTTTGAGTCAACCTATATGGTTCAAGTTGGCGGTCCTTTGATTTTCTTAGCTTTTTTGCTACATTTCGTGCTGGCAGCAAGGAAAATACCTTTCCGCTCTGACGGTCAGGCCGCCATTTGGCAGCATGCAAGAATGCTTAAGCATCGTGACACATGGCTCTGGGTGGTGCAGGCAGTAACGGCCATGATTATTCTTGTCATGGGAGCTATTCATATGTGGGTCGTTTTAAATGACCTTCCCATCACCGCTGCAAAATCAGCCGCTCGTGTATCCGACGGATGGTGGCTGTTATTCTACCTTGTTCTTCTGCCCTGCGCTGAACTGCACGTCAGTGTCGGCTTTTACCGCATCGGCGTTAAGTGGGGAGTTGTTAAGACGGAAGGAAGAGCAAAGGCCAAAAAATTTGAATTCCTCCTTTTCTCTATCTTTATGACCATTGGCATTATCACTCTGATCAGGTTCGTAACTTTAATGTAA
- a CDS encoding cache domain-containing protein, with translation MKSIVSTLARYMFIFCISTIIIFGGIIFYFMISNYYAASHQAEKAAMGLVKTSLKAEMNRVVDYIDFSKNKARAVAIDSIKSELLEAHNVASHLYETYKDTKNKEELKRLIVEALRFLVHKNNNDYVFALGMNGIQIMSSDNQKLDHVNVLQLTTPDGRAITKEMIELAKSQKEGFLEFISPTPDDTDKYSKKVTYIKYFAPFDWVIGTGQNYNSIKKATQNEVLKRLGQMNNNKDDYFFVGTYEGLVLQGPGKGNNVLHGKNPKSAAIMQDLINLAKSGGGFLNYTVPSIDTSYDPVKKISYCLPVPDWDWYVGSGENLTQIEQILNNKKEDLFEKVIIQISAVCVLFSLLALAVFFFTEKFKRILSDNFDSFESFFRKGTDSPVKIDQSKIAFKEFNQMAVLANKMIDSRESARKDLLKSEITYREIFNSTKEAIGVLDIEKRIFIDINQAFLDFFGLSRMQAIGMSPEEISFNTPPYDNKYASELFTKALLGEAVHFEWMVKDVQGDPFWTDNLARVATIGGKKRLLIVMRDITERKKMQEIMIQTEKMMSVGGLAAGMAHEINNPLGVILQVTQNIIRRTSPKLPGNIPIANECGIDLTNMQNYMEKRGINYYLSNIQDAGTRAATIIKSMLDFSRKSNSAKTLGNVENVIESALSLAANDYDLKKQYDFKKIKIIREYSPLPNFNFTEMEISQVILNLIKNAAQALAEKADRTEIPTITISTSIDKNSIRIEIEDNGPGIPEKNLKRIFEPFYTSKAPGAGSGLGLSVSYFIITHNHGGTIAADSNPGEGTRFTITLPIFTNS, from the coding sequence ATGAAGAGTATAGTCTCTACACTTGCCCGTTATATGTTCATATTCTGTATTTCAACGATTATTATATTCGGTGGAATCATATTTTATTTCATGATTTCAAACTATTATGCTGCCAGCCATCAGGCCGAAAAAGCTGCTATGGGCCTCGTCAAAACATCTCTTAAAGCCGAAATGAACAGAGTCGTCGACTACATTGATTTCAGCAAAAACAAAGCGCGGGCCGTAGCAATAGACTCTATTAAATCAGAATTGTTAGAGGCGCACAACGTAGCCAGCCACTTATATGAAACATATAAAGATACAAAAAATAAAGAAGAGCTGAAACGGTTGATTGTAGAAGCATTACGGTTTCTTGTTCATAAGAATAACAACGATTATGTATTTGCACTTGGCATGAATGGGATACAAATCATGTCATCAGACAATCAGAAATTAGATCATGTAAATGTGCTGCAACTGACAACTCCTGACGGAAGAGCCATCACTAAAGAAATGATTGAACTTGCCAAGTCTCAAAAAGAGGGATTTCTTGAGTTTATTTCACCAACACCAGATGATACAGACAAGTATTCTAAAAAAGTAACATATATAAAATACTTTGCACCTTTTGACTGGGTTATAGGAACAGGGCAAAACTATAATTCAATTAAGAAAGCAACTCAAAATGAAGTTCTTAAACGTTTAGGACAGATGAATAACAATAAAGATGATTATTTCTTTGTCGGAACCTATGAAGGATTAGTCCTGCAAGGTCCTGGAAAAGGGAATAATGTATTGCATGGTAAAAACCCGAAAAGTGCTGCAATTATGCAAGATTTGATTAACCTTGCAAAGTCAGGCGGCGGCTTCTTAAACTATACTGTGCCTTCAATTGATACATCGTATGATCCGGTAAAAAAAATCAGCTACTGCCTGCCTGTCCCGGACTGGGATTGGTACGTAGGTTCCGGAGAAAATCTTACACAGATAGAACAAATCCTTAATAATAAAAAAGAAGATCTATTTGAAAAGGTTATAATACAAATTTCAGCAGTATGTGTACTTTTTTCTCTTCTGGCACTGGCCGTTTTCTTTTTTACTGAAAAATTTAAAAGGATTCTATCGGATAACTTTGATTCTTTTGAAAGTTTTTTCCGCAAAGGAACTGACTCTCCTGTCAAAATTGATCAATCAAAGATAGCTTTTAAAGAGTTTAATCAAATGGCTGTCCTTGCCAACAAAATGATCGACAGCCGGGAATCCGCCAGAAAAGATCTTTTAAAATCTGAAATAACCTATCGCGAAATATTCAACTCTACTAAAGAAGCCATCGGAGTGCTGGACATTGAAAAACGGATTTTTATTGATATCAATCAGGCTTTTCTAGACTTTTTCGGACTTTCCAGAATGCAGGCAATTGGCATGAGTCCTGAAGAAATCAGTTTCAACACACCTCCTTATGACAACAAATATGCTAGTGAGTTGTTCACAAAAGCTCTACTTGGCGAAGCTGTTCATTTCGAGTGGATGGTAAAAGATGTTCAAGGCGATCCTTTCTGGACTGACAACTTAGCAAGAGTTGCTACTATCGGCGGGAAAAAGAGACTGCTGATTGTTATGCGTGATATTACTGAGCGCAAAAAAATGCAGGAAATCATGATCCAGACAGAAAAAATGATGTCTGTCGGTGGTCTTGCCGCAGGCATGGCTCATGAAATCAACAATCCACTTGGAGTTATTCTGCAAGTCACCCAGAATATTATCCGAAGGACTTCGCCAAAACTCCCCGGTAACATACCTATTGCAAACGAATGCGGTATAGATCTTACAAACATGCAAAATTATATGGAAAAACGGGGAATAAATTATTACTTGTCCAACATCCAAGATGCCGGAACACGCGCGGCTACCATTATAAAATCCATGCTGGATTTCAGCCGCAAAAGTAACTCCGCCAAAACACTCGGCAACGTTGAAAATGTGATTGAAAGCGCATTGTCACTGGCCGCTAACGACTATGATCTTAAAAAACAATACGATTTCAAAAAGATAAAAATTATAAGAGAGTACAGCCCGCTTCCAAACTTTAACTTTACTGAAATGGAAATCAGTCAGGTCATTTTGAATTTGATAAAAAATGCGGCTCAAGCCCTGGCAGAAAAGGCTGACAGAACCGAAATTCCCACAATCACAATCAGCACTTCGATTGACAAAAATTCCATCCGCATTGAAATCGAAGATAATGGTCCCGGGATTCCTGAAAAAAATTTAAAAAGAATATTTGAACCTTTTTACACTTCAAAAGCCCCAGGAGCAGGAAGCGGACTTGGTTTATCTGTTTCGTATTTCATTATTACGCATAACCACGGTGGAACTATAGCAGCCGACTCCAATCCCGGCGAAGGAACAAGATTCACCATTACTCTCCCTATCTTCACAAACTCATAG
- a CDS encoding MFS transporter translates to MHIYSSKRSQKLKQIQIPLLIVAIFTASIGIGIFTFTLPLLSLDEMAGGMWLGTAFSGYFIAKLLIAPLSGTISDRSGSKRLLLTATSVAALLPLIYLISPSLNSLYAIQFVLGLCAGAIKTVGMAAIGAQSKGSRLTKRFSILAAGINTAFFLGPLLGGILYIDKDFIPVLTALSVFMLASFLLLSFCDLPHNSIHKTAPPLDQIENKQTFAFTLLAVFGRTIGIGGLVAFYPVLLKSSLHLPSITTGILFSIPNLATIFLLPLAGRFFSRAKREFIICSGLLISAGGLYFLANCTNITDFVWAGITIGSGSALSIPGSMAICAEVSNKQGKTIGLANLITNLGFIVGPLLAGTIIKFSAKLTVSFQLIALAGAILCLPLMCKALYSRFKRKKCLIVPAIVFLLIIFLIPKGLLKRHNQENSFFRYTDVAMGTIVNLTLETSSEKKAQQAARDAIAEMRTLQKDFDHRNKRGSIGRINKEAGLRDVSVSENALKLIERGLKFSGNSNGTFDITIGAITTTDFYYALNPETFQKRKPLINYRLVEIDHNKGTVKLPRKGMALDLGGMAKGTIIDAAAAELKKSGIANGLVEAGGDFFGYGNRTWTIGLKNPRAKGLLGEITIKNMAVCGSGDYYQFITPVSGNDKMRKHHIFDPFLLRSSHESIATTAIAPNAETADALATTVFIMGPEVGTKFLKRFYPNCSAMWVLPDESIHTTDNFPEITTVPKAMRPEENK, encoded by the coding sequence ATGCACATTTATAGTTCGAAGCGTAGCCAAAAGCTAAAACAGATCCAGATTCCACTCCTTATCGTTGCCATCTTTACAGCCTCGATAGGGATCGGCATTTTTACATTCACGCTACCCCTTTTAAGCCTTGATGAAATGGCCGGAGGGATGTGGCTGGGGACTGCTTTCAGCGGGTATTTTATTGCAAAGTTACTCATTGCCCCTCTTTCAGGAACAATTTCTGACCGCAGCGGATCAAAAAGACTTTTGCTTACAGCAACAAGTGTTGCAGCTCTGCTGCCGCTCATATACCTTATATCTCCGTCTCTTAATTCTCTTTATGCCATACAATTCGTTCTGGGACTGTGCGCCGGAGCAATAAAAACTGTCGGAATGGCTGCCATAGGTGCGCAGTCTAAGGGGAGCAGACTCACCAAAAGATTTTCAATACTGGCGGCAGGAATCAATACAGCATTCTTCCTCGGGCCACTGCTCGGCGGCATTCTATATATAGATAAGGATTTTATTCCAGTCCTTACCGCGCTTTCTGTATTTATGCTGGCGTCATTTTTACTTTTATCGTTTTGCGACCTGCCACATAATTCCATACACAAAACAGCTCCGCCCCTTGATCAAATCGAGAATAAACAGACTTTCGCCTTTACTCTGCTTGCCGTATTCGGAAGGACGATCGGCATAGGAGGGTTGGTAGCATTCTACCCGGTCCTGCTCAAATCCAGCTTGCATTTACCATCCATAACAACAGGAATACTTTTTTCTATTCCAAATCTTGCGACCATTTTTTTACTACCACTTGCAGGTCGTTTCTTTTCCAGAGCTAAGCGCGAATTTATCATCTGCTCAGGACTTCTTATAAGTGCTGGTGGGCTATATTTTTTAGCAAATTGCACGAATATCACTGATTTTGTCTGGGCGGGCATCACTATCGGATCCGGTTCAGCCCTTTCAATCCCAGGCTCAATGGCGATATGTGCTGAAGTGAGTAATAAACAGGGAAAAACAATCGGCCTTGCAAATTTGATCACTAATCTAGGATTTATAGTAGGCCCTCTGCTTGCCGGAACAATTATCAAGTTTTCTGCGAAGCTTACGGTTTCATTTCAACTGATCGCGCTTGCAGGAGCAATTCTTTGCCTGCCGCTTATGTGTAAGGCCCTTTATTCCAGATTTAAACGCAAAAAATGCCTTATAGTTCCTGCAATTGTTTTTCTGCTCATAATCTTTCTTATCCCTAAAGGGTTACTGAAAAGGCACAACCAAGAGAACTCATTCTTTCGCTATACCGATGTCGCGATGGGAACCATTGTGAATTTAACTCTTGAAACTTCTTCAGAAAAAAAAGCTCAGCAAGCCGCCCGTGATGCAATCGCGGAAATGCGCACTCTACAAAAAGATTTTGATCATCGTAATAAAAGAGGATCAATCGGGAGGATTAACAAAGAAGCAGGACTCAGAGATGTTTCTGTTTCAGAGAACGCGCTTAAATTGATTGAGCGGGGTTTAAAATTCAGCGGCAATTCAAACGGCACATTCGACATTACCATTGGCGCCATCACTACAACGGATTTTTATTATGCCTTGAATCCTGAAACTTTTCAAAAACGAAAACCCCTTATCAATTACAGACTCGTAGAAATTGACCACAATAAAGGAACTGTAAAACTTCCCCGCAAGGGAATGGCCCTCGACCTTGGCGGAATGGCCAAAGGAACTATTATTGATGCGGCCGCCGCAGAGCTAAAAAAATCAGGCATAGCCAACGGCTTAGTTGAAGCCGGAGGAGATTTTTTCGGTTACGGAAACAGGACATGGACCATCGGACTTAAAAATCCAAGGGCAAAAGGATTGCTCGGAGAAATTACTATTAAGAATATGGCTGTTTGCGGTTCCGGTGATTATTACCAGTTCATCACTCCTGTTTCGGGTAACGATAAAATGAGGAAACATCACATTTTCGATCCATTCCTCCTGCGATCATCACATGAGAGTATAGCGACAACAGCCATTGCGCCGAATGCAGAAACGGCTGACGCCCTAGCCACAACTGTTTTTATAATGGGACCGGAAGTAGGAACGAAATTTCTGAAACGGTTTTATCCAAATTGTTCCGCCATGTGGGTTCTGCCGGATGAATCCATTCATACAACCGACAATTTCCCAGAGATTACGACCGTTCCAAAAGCCATGCGTCCTGAGGAAAACAAATGA
- a CDS encoding Fe-S-containing hydro-lyase: MAQYSLTTPLTDKDMEQLKAGDVVKLTGTIYTARDAAHKRLTDLLDKGEPLPFDLKGSVVYYVGPSPAPPGRPIGAAGPTTSYRMDTYAPRLHCLGQKASIGKGKRSDEVKQALKDNKAVYFGATGGAGALLSMCIKEAKVIAFDELGPEAIRELTVEDFPLLVINDCHGGELYAVPDRKAAGL; this comes from the coding sequence ATGGCCCAGTATTCACTCACCACTCCGCTGACTGATAAAGATATGGAGCAGCTTAAAGCCGGTGATGTCGTAAAACTTACCGGAACTATTTATACTGCCCGTGACGCCGCTCATAAGAGACTGACGGATCTGCTTGATAAAGGAGAACCTCTTCCTTTCGACCTGAAAGGTTCAGTTGTTTATTATGTCGGGCCAAGTCCGGCCCCTCCGGGCAGACCGATCGGAGCAGCAGGACCTACCACCAGTTATCGCATGGACACTTATGCCCCGCGCCTGCATTGCCTCGGCCAGAAGGCCAGCATCGGTAAGGGGAAAAGGAGCGATGAAGTTAAACAGGCTCTTAAAGATAATAAGGCTGTTTATTTCGGAGCAACAGGCGGAGCAGGAGCACTTCTTTCCATGTGCATCAAAGAAGCAAAGGTTATCGCTTTTGATGAACTCGGACCGGAAGCGATCCGTGAACTGACCGTTGAAGATTTTCCTTTACTGGTCATCAATGATTGTCATGGGGGAGAACTTTACGCTGTACCGGACAGAAAAGCCGCAGGATTATAA
- a CDS encoding TetR/AcrR family transcriptional regulator gives MPKKQRILLAAQEQFGKHGFTGTTLKMVADHAGVASGLVSHYFGNKDNLFLEAGMALIDQMLSIFTQKADKAENGLDALRIFVESYFDFTSAHKTTFPTLLRCSPFSDENPQLDRHAIAAKFQTLIDQIETYLRKGMEDGSIKEVPLPQTSFLIYGHIVGAVRTVFLAPYQIPELFEEACTFIVRSVAKS, from the coding sequence ATGCCCAAAAAACAAAGGATACTCCTTGCCGCACAGGAACAATTCGGAAAACACGGATTCACCGGAACAACTCTGAAGATGGTTGCAGATCACGCAGGAGTAGCCTCGGGACTGGTATCGCACTACTTCGGCAATAAAGACAATCTGTTCCTCGAAGCAGGCATGGCTCTGATAGATCAGATGCTGAGCATTTTCACCCAGAAAGCTGATAAGGCTGAAAACGGACTCGATGCCTTAAGAATATTTGTTGAATCTTATTTTGATTTTACAAGTGCACACAAAACGACGTTCCCGACCCTACTTAGATGTTCGCCGTTCAGTGATGAAAACCCGCAACTGGATAGACACGCTATTGCCGCAAAATTTCAAACACTTATCGACCAAATTGAAACTTATTTGAGAAAAGGGATGGAAGACGGCTCCATAAAAGAAGTCCCGCTTCCACAAACTTCCTTCCTTATTTATGGCCACATTGTCGGAGCAGTCCGCACTGTATTCCTAGCACCGTACCAAATTCCAGAGCTATTTGAAGAAGCATGCACATTTATAGTTCGAAGCGTAGCCAAAAGCTAA
- a CDS encoding fumarate hydratase produces MRTIKAETVIDAVAKMCVSANRYLPEDVRKRFEECAAAEDSPAAKEVFRQIKENWELAEKSGLPLCQDTGLAVYIVDVGEDVKVEGMTLREAITEGTRKGYEEGFLRKSSCDPLTRKNTGDNTPAIIHFDIVPGDKIKITFMAKGGGSENMSRVTMLAPAQGWAGIKKFVIERVAEAGPNPCPPTMVGIGVGGTFEYSALLAKKSLMRKVGTPSPDPEIAKLEAELMEDLNKLGIGPMGLGGKTTVFDVKIEMRPCHIASLPLAVNIQCHSSRHEEVVL; encoded by the coding sequence ATGCGAACTATTAAAGCTGAAACTGTCATTGATGCTGTGGCGAAGATGTGCGTGAGCGCGAATCGCTACTTGCCGGAAGACGTGCGAAAGCGTTTTGAAGAATGTGCAGCTGCGGAAGATTCTCCGGCTGCAAAAGAAGTCTTCAGGCAGATCAAAGAAAATTGGGAGCTGGCGGAAAAGTCAGGACTTCCGCTTTGTCAGGACACCGGACTCGCAGTTTACATTGTGGATGTCGGTGAAGATGTCAAAGTTGAAGGAATGACTCTGCGTGAAGCTATCACAGAAGGAACTCGCAAAGGGTACGAAGAAGGATTTTTAAGGAAATCTTCCTGTGATCCTCTGACCCGCAAAAACACAGGAGATAACACTCCTGCAATCATTCATTTTGATATTGTCCCCGGTGACAAAATCAAAATCACTTTCATGGCAAAAGGGGGCGGTTCTGAAAATATGAGCCGCGTGACCATGCTTGCTCCTGCACAAGGGTGGGCCGGAATTAAAAAGTTTGTCATCGAAAGAGTTGCTGAGGCAGGTCCTAATCCATGTCCTCCGACAATGGTAGGCATCGGTGTCGGCGGAACTTTTGAATACTCCGCGCTTCTGGCTAAGAAATCTCTCATGAGAAAAGTAGGCACGCCCAGCCCAGATCCGGAAATCGCAAAGCTCGAAGCTGAACTCATGGAAGATCTTAATAAACTTGGAATCGGCCCCATGGGGCTTGGCGGTAAAACGACTGTGTTTGATGTAAAAATCGAAATGCGCCCATGTCATATCGCAAGTCTGCCGCTGGCTGTTAATATCCAGTGTCATTCTTCAAGGCATGAGGAGGTGGTACTCTAA
- a CDS encoding fumarate reductase flavoprotein subunit, which produces MQTYYSDLLVIGAGLAGERVAVEAAQEGFDVICLSIVPARRSHSSAAQGGMQAALGNCVKGEGDSVDVHFGDTVRGSDWGCDQEVARLFADAAPIEMRRLAHWGVPWNRVVPGKSFYFKGGEKFDKEEKEEKRGLITARSFGGTAKWRTCYTSDGTGHAVMCTMDNRCAELGITVLDRKEAISLIHDGDVCTGAVVRCLRTGELEVYLSKSTAICTGGFGRIYKATTNAVICDGGGHIIAHDTGVVPIGNPEAIQFHPTGIVPTDILVTEGCRGDGGTLLDVNEERFMNIYEPEKAELASRDVVSRWMTHHMRQGKGVKSAYGEHLWLDIRHLGDKHISTKLREVDEICKNFLNVDPRKQLIPVRPTQHYTMAGVRTNKDGAVYGLKGLFSAGEAACWDMHGFNRLGGNSLAETVVAGGIIGTKIVEFLKGYETQFKTKVVADAVHKQEERIYNLAHKTNGTENVYKVRGELQEALMQGCFVFRNDPGLKACIETLKGTLEKARKVGLVSNGVGANHEMGAALKIVGQVKLGLCIAQAALERTESRGSHNREDFTERNDRDWLKRTLAYWPEGSDMPDLKYEEVTPVYEIPPGDRGYGAGKIIEADKAEIEAKMIKR; this is translated from the coding sequence ATGCAAACATATTACTCTGATCTCCTCGTAATCGGAGCCGGACTGGCTGGCGAGCGAGTGGCTGTTGAAGCCGCACAGGAAGGTTTTGACGTAATCTGCCTTTCCATTGTTCCCGCACGCAGATCCCATTCTTCTGCCGCGCAGGGCGGAATGCAGGCTGCGCTCGGTAACTGTGTTAAAGGGGAAGGCGATAGTGTTGATGTTCACTTCGGTGATACTGTCCGCGGTTCTGACTGGGGGTGTGACCAGGAAGTTGCAAGGCTTTTCGCGGATGCGGCTCCTATTGAAATGAGACGGCTGGCTCATTGGGGTGTGCCTTGGAACAGAGTTGTTCCGGGGAAGTCTTTTTATTTTAAGGGCGGAGAAAAATTTGATAAGGAAGAAAAAGAAGAGAAGCGCGGCCTGATCACTGCACGCTCATTCGGCGGAACCGCTAAATGGCGGACCTGCTATACTTCTGACGGAACCGGACATGCTGTTATGTGTACCATGGATAACAGATGTGCCGAGCTTGGAATTACTGTTTTAGACCGTAAAGAAGCAATCTCACTTATCCATGACGGTGATGTCTGCACCGGAGCTGTTGTCCGCTGTCTGCGCACCGGAGAACTTGAAGTCTATCTCTCAAAATCTACTGCAATCTGCACAGGCGGTTTCGGTCGTATCTATAAAGCCACTACCAACGCTGTTATCTGTGACGGCGGCGGGCATATTATCGCTCACGACACAGGCGTTGTCCCTATCGGTAATCCGGAAGCTATCCAGTTTCATCCCACCGGAATTGTCCCGACCGATATTCTGGTGACAGAAGGGTGTCGCGGTGACGGTGGAACACTGCTTGATGTTAATGAAGAAAGATTCATGAACATTTACGAGCCTGAAAAAGCAGAACTTGCTTCCCGTGATGTTGTCTCCCGCTGGATGACTCATCATATGCGCCAAGGTAAAGGCGTTAAATCTGCTTACGGTGAACATCTCTGGCTGGATATCCGCCATCTCGGCGACAAACATATTTCGACTAAGCTTCGCGAAGTTGATGAAATCTGTAAAAACTTCCTTAATGTTGACCCACGCAAACAACTTATTCCTGTCCGTCCCACTCAGCATTATACAATGGCCGGAGTCCGTACCAATAAAGACGGCGCTGTCTACGGCCTTAAAGGGCTGTTCTCCGCAGGGGAAGCCGCATGCTGGGATATGCACGGGTTTAACAGACTCGGTGGTAACTCACTTGCGGAAACAGTTGTAGCAGGCGGTATCATCGGGACTAAAATAGTTGAATTCCTGAAAGGTTACGAAACTCAGTTTAAAACGAAAGTTGTTGCTGATGCTGTCCATAAGCAGGAAGAAAGAATCTATAACCTTGCTCACAAAACAAACGGCACCGAGAATGTCTACAAAGTACGCGGAGAGTTGCAGGAAGCTCTTATGCAGGGTTGCTTTGTATTCAGAAATGATCCGGGCCTTAAGGCCTGCATTGAAACTCTTAAAGGAACTCTTGAAAAAGCTCGCAAAGTCGGTCTGGTTTCAAATGGAGTGGGAGCTAATCACGAAATGGGAGCGGCTCTCAAGATTGTCGGTCAGGTCAAACTCGGCCTTTGTATTGCGCAGGCTGCTTTGGAACGTACTGAAAGCCGTGGATCTCACAATCGTGAAGACTTCACCGAACGTAATGACCGTGACTGGCTTAAAAGAACTCTTGCATACTGGCCTGAAGGCAGCGATATGCCTGACCTTAAGTATGAAGAAGTTACTCCCGTGTACGAAATTCCACCGGGAGATCGCGGTTACGGCGCAGGTAAGATAATCGAGGCTGACAAGGCTGAGATAGAAGCAAAAATGATCAAGAGATAA